In bacterium, the sequence TGTCCAGCAGCCAGGTGAACCAAGCGGGCAAGAAACATCGGCTTCATACAGTACGTACACTGAAAGCCCAGTGACTCACCAACTTGTGCATAGTTTATGTTCCCCAAAGGCAGCTGTGGAGGTTGATTCTGTGGATTTAGGGCTCGACAACTCACACAATGATCCTGATTAGAGCATGGAAATCGAACTGCAGATCCCAAGCTTTCTTGTAAGTAGGCATAAATATACGCTAGAGAAATCCAATACTGAGGAGGAACATTTCCTAAATTCGGCGTTGAAAGATAATTTTGATACGTTTGAGCGATATCAGAGTTGACCGCCCCCTCTTGAAAATTACCCGCCTGTAAATAGCAGGACCACTCCACGAAACTACCAGTTTCTGAACATGGTTGCAGAGGGCGAATAGGGGTTCCTGGTATATAATAATTCAATCGCTGTTGGTCACCTCGCCGGGCTCCAAACGCTACTCCGTTGGGCACGGCAACATCAAGTGTGGTTTTTGTATTTATAAAAATTGAAAAATAGATAATTCCAAATATCCCAACCAGGACAAGTGGGAGAGCAATCGCTAGACTAACCAACGTACTCCCTTGCTCTCTTCGGAAAAAACAAAGTGCTGCTGTATTCAAACTACGATTGCAATGCGCCCTGTGAGGTTCTGACCTCCCTTTTATCAAAACTTGATTGCTATTTGCATGATGACTACTCATGGACCCACGACTCCTGTCTGGGCTAGAGTCTGTGCAGTCCACAGAGCCGTAGGAAATAGAATTCGGCATCGACTGCCCGTCGGATCGGCCCCGACATCATGCACAAGTACCGCATACTCTGGACGACACAGTTGGTCGTTTGCTCTTGCAAGTTGACCAAACCGAGCAATAAATATGTTGTTACATCCAGCGGGGGTATTTGTTAGTGGCGCATCTTGTATACACGGAACTTGAGCACTTGTATCACAAGAAAAGAGAGTCTGTGGATTAGGAATTTCTCCACAATTTCCTGCACCATTCACGGGCGGTATTGACTGAACAAAGTAGAGATTCAATTGTTGTTGAGGGTCTAAATATTGTGTGAGTCGCGCGGCTAAGTTCTGCATAGTCGCAACTATGTTGTCTTGTGGGCGCGGCTGAATAAATCCAGTGGTTGCCAGAGTCAGAAGAGGAAGATTGTAGCTTGTGTGCTCGGAGCGTATCGCAGCGGCTA encodes:
- a CDS encoding pilus assembly protein, which produces MPNSISYGSVDCTDSSPDRSRGSMSSHHANSNQVLIKGRSEPHRAHCNRSLNTAALCFFRREQGSTLVSLAIALPLVLVGIFGIIYFSIFINTKTTLDVAVPNGVAFGARRGDQQRLNYYIPGTPIRPLQPCSETGSFVEWSCYLQAGNFQEGAVNSDIAQTYQNYLSTPNLGNVPPQYWISLAYIYAYLQESLGSAVRFPCSNQDHCVSCRALNPQNQPPQLPLGNINYAQVGESLGFQCTYCMKPMFLARLVHLAAGHLGMRGEDQDDCLFPITSTPFVRIQGFLGMQQFDQ